A genomic region of Jeotgalibaca ciconiae contains the following coding sequences:
- a CDS encoding alpha/beta hydrolase yields MQNSRVVSYGSIEGVPIHLTLYLAETNRKNKTILYLHGGGFVYGTADDLPETYLKQLLEAGYDFVTLEYPLAPEVKLDVMIQKIIEGIDWFLLHYSDELSLNSNEYILFGRSAGAYLSVQVTQRMRQKPQALLLLYGFHTLQEASFRVPSRHYLTFPKVEDRLVKGITKGKPVVNGLKETRFAIYIHYRQAGNWIKEILNSEDKPSNYTLSNSELSQLPPAFLAASNGDPDVPYRISKKMAETIPGAFLETIVSDEHDFDRTTTDAIGKEVYTKIIDWLENL; encoded by the coding sequence ATGCAAAATAGCAGAGTAGTATCTTACGGTTCAATTGAAGGTGTGCCGATTCATTTAACTTTGTATCTTGCAGAGACGAACAGGAAAAATAAAACGATTTTATATCTGCATGGCGGGGGATTTGTTTATGGAACGGCAGACGACCTTCCAGAAACTTATTTGAAGCAGCTATTGGAGGCTGGGTATGACTTTGTTACTTTGGAATATCCCCTAGCCCCAGAGGTAAAATTAGATGTAATGATACAGAAAATAATAGAAGGAATAGACTGGTTTCTCCTGCATTATTCTGATGAGCTGAGTTTAAATTCAAACGAATATATTTTGTTCGGACGTTCAGCAGGAGCGTACTTATCTGTTCAAGTTACTCAACGAATGAGGCAGAAACCTCAAGCTTTGCTGTTGCTTTATGGCTTTCATACCTTACAAGAAGCTAGTTTCCGAGTACCAAGTCGCCATTACCTTACGTTTCCAAAGGTTGAGGACCGTCTTGTAAAGGGAATAACCAAAGGAAAGCCGGTTGTAAACGGGCTCAAAGAAACACGCTTTGCAATATATATTCATTATCGTCAAGCAGGAAATTGGATAAAGGAAATACTGAATTCTGAAGACAAGCCATCGAACTACACACTTTCCAATTCAGAATTAAGCCAGCTGCCTCCTGCATTTCTAGCTGCCAGCAATGGAGACCCAGATGTTCCTTATCGGATTTCAAAAAAAATGGCTGAAACCATTCCTGGTGCATTTCTGGAGACAATCGTTTCTGATGAACATGATTTTGATCGGACGACAACTGATGCAATTGGCAAGGAAGTATACACAAAAATAATAGATTGGCTAGAAAATTTGTGA
- a CDS encoding ECF transporter S component has translation MDNNNKKTHRIVLFALFASLTVVMTLLFHFPIPYAQGYLNIGDAVVLLAALVMGPGAGFWVGSIGSALADMIAGYAMYIPFTFFVKGLEGFFAGWLFNKTQKITLSVALAAFWMAVGYIFADWFLYGLPAAIAAFPMNLLQGAVGALTSVILFRIIGPIFKNKFHL, from the coding sequence ATGGATAACAATAACAAAAAAACACATCGTATTGTTCTTTTCGCTTTATTTGCCTCATTAACCGTTGTAATGACGCTGCTCTTTCACTTCCCCATTCCCTACGCACAGGGATATCTAAATATTGGAGATGCTGTAGTATTACTGGCCGCTTTAGTAATGGGACCTGGCGCTGGTTTTTGGGTAGGCAGTATCGGGAGTGCTTTAGCTGATATGATTGCTGGTTATGCAATGTATATTCCTTTTACTTTTTTTGTTAAAGGCTTGGAAGGCTTCTTTGCCGGATGGTTATTTAACAAGACGCAAAAAATTACACTTTCGGTAGCTCTGGCTGCGTTCTGGATGGCGGTTGGCTATATTTTTGCGGATTGGTTTTTATATGGATTACCTGCTGCAATTGCTGCATTTCCAATGAATTTATTGCAGGGCGCTGTCGGCGCACTTACTTCTGTTATCCTGTTTCGTATAATTGGACCTATTTTTAAAAATAAATTTCATTTGTAA
- a CDS encoding homoserine O-succinyltransferase: MPLIVAKGLPAIVPLTSEGIEFSDDLPRCSKYLKVLILNLMPTKEDTERQLLRLLGDTEVPIQVEFIYLTSRESKNVTKKHLEEFYKTFPQIKDQHFDGLVITGAPVEHLSFEEVAYNEELKEILQWSQQHAAYRFFICWGAQFALNYYYQIEKKKLPQKLFGVFEYQIQNKQHPYLKGFPEQYTVPQSRHTRIDYQELCKIDDLQVLSCHQEYGPDMIVKNDKRDLFVFGHLEYERDTLQNEYNRDIAKGEDISMPENYYCDEKTKMDPILNWRCSSRLLWSNWIKELYQKKG; the protein is encoded by the coding sequence ATGCCTCTTATTGTAGCAAAAGGACTTCCTGCTATTGTTCCATTGACAAGCGAGGGGATTGAGTTCTCTGACGATTTGCCTCGATGTTCGAAGTATTTAAAAGTTTTGATACTTAATTTGATGCCGACGAAAGAGGATACAGAGCGCCAGCTACTGCGATTACTAGGAGATACCGAGGTGCCCATACAAGTTGAGTTTATTTACTTAACTTCTCGTGAAAGCAAGAATGTCACGAAAAAACATTTGGAAGAATTTTACAAAACTTTTCCTCAAATAAAAGATCAGCACTTTGATGGTTTAGTCATTACAGGTGCTCCTGTCGAGCATCTTTCATTTGAGGAAGTTGCTTACAACGAAGAATTAAAAGAGATTCTACAATGGTCACAGCAGCATGCTGCATATCGTTTTTTCATTTGTTGGGGCGCGCAGTTTGCATTGAACTACTATTATCAAATCGAGAAAAAAAAATTACCTCAAAAATTATTTGGCGTTTTTGAGTATCAAATACAAAATAAGCAACATCCTTATTTGAAAGGGTTCCCTGAACAGTATACGGTTCCCCAATCTCGCCATACTCGCATTGATTATCAGGAACTCTGCAAAATAGATGATTTGCAAGTTTTGTCGTGCCATCAAGAGTATGGTCCAGATATGATTGTAAAAAATGATAAACGAGATTTATTTGTTTTTGGTCACTTAGAATACGAAAGAGACACCTTACAAAATGAATATAATCGAGATATAGCTAAAGGAGAAGATATTTCTATGCCAGAAAATTACTACTGCGATGAGAAAACTAAAATGGATCCAATTTTAAACTGGCGATGTAGTAGCAGGCTGCTATGGTCTAATTGGATAAAAGAACTATATCAAAAAAAAGGTTAA
- a CDS encoding ketopantoate reductase family protein codes for MKIKNIAIVGLGALGIMYANHFSKKIGKENVRIVVNENRKKKYEEEGIFANRQKCSFYYVEENEKTEPADLILFCVKGTSLQSGLETARNQIGPKTIIISVLNGISSEEVLADAFGKENIIHCVSQGMDAVRVDNQLNYTRMGELRIGIDQLSKQEQLEAVSRFFDQTEFPYTIEQDIQHRIWKKFMMNVGINQVLMVTEGSYGDVQKEGSSRELMIQAMQEVMPIAQAEGINLTEQDLQDNLELLETLSPENMPSMRQDGIAKRYSEVELFAGTVLAKAKIHKIEAPTNQSLYQKIKEIEAAYS; via the coding sequence ATGAAAATTAAAAACATAGCTATCGTCGGCTTAGGAGCTCTTGGAATCATGTATGCGAATCATTTTAGCAAAAAAATCGGCAAAGAAAATGTCCGCATCGTTGTAAATGAAAATCGAAAAAAGAAATACGAAGAAGAAGGTATTTTTGCAAATCGCCAGAAATGTTCTTTTTATTATGTTGAAGAGAATGAAAAAACAGAGCCAGCTGATTTGATATTATTTTGCGTGAAAGGAACTAGCTTGCAGAGTGGATTAGAAACTGCTCGTAATCAAATCGGACCAAAAACAATCATTATTTCTGTCTTGAATGGAATTTCTAGTGAGGAAGTCCTGGCTGATGCATTTGGGAAAGAGAATATCATCCATTGTGTTTCTCAAGGAATGGATGCTGTCCGGGTGGACAACCAGTTAAATTATACGCGAATGGGAGAACTGCGTATCGGGATTGATCAGCTGTCTAAACAAGAACAACTAGAGGCAGTCAGCAGATTTTTTGATCAAACTGAATTTCCTTACACAATAGAACAAGATATTCAACATCGGATTTGGAAAAAGTTTATGATGAATGTAGGTATTAATCAAGTACTTATGGTGACAGAAGGAAGCTACGGAGATGTTCAAAAGGAAGGCTCCAGTCGAGAGTTAATGATTCAAGCGATGCAGGAAGTCATGCCGATTGCCCAAGCGGAAGGAATCAATTTGACCGAACAAGATTTACAAGATAATTTAGAGTTATTAGAAACACTTTCTCCAGAAAATATGCCATCCATGCGACAAGATGGTATCGCAAAACGTTATTCGGAAGTGGAGCTATTCGCCGGAACTGTTCTTGCTAAGGCAAAAATTCACAAAATAGAAGCGCCGACGAACCAATCTTTATACCAAAAAATCAAAGAAATCGAAGCAGCTTATTCTTAA
- a CDS encoding AEC family transporter yields MDPRVVLHQMLVLMLILVVGYIVAKTGVLEKHANLNFATLINYVTVPALIISSTSGAAKVGSKFDSIFVLIMAVFSYVLFIGLALITPKIFKVQPDEEGIIQFLTVFANNGFMGFPVVQAIFGTGALFYASIYNIPNNLLLYSIGIYMITKGKRLNTISWRVILTNPATIASVLALFFFFFDIQLPSILTQATESLGNITSPLAMFLIGSSMADIDLLAAIRNVKLYLFAVFRMLLIPILLWFVLRNFISNEMILGVLIVIAAMPGPTMAVTLSTQYSGNTKLATGYVFLSTVISVLTIPLISILFR; encoded by the coding sequence TTGGATCCAAGAGTCGTTCTACATCAAATGCTCGTATTGATGCTCATTTTGGTCGTTGGTTATATTGTTGCTAAGACAGGAGTATTAGAAAAGCATGCAAACTTAAATTTTGCAACATTGATCAATTATGTGACTGTACCGGCATTAATTATTTCTTCTACATCTGGAGCAGCTAAGGTAGGGTCAAAGTTTGATAGTATATTTGTTTTGATCATGGCCGTTTTTTCCTATGTGCTGTTCATCGGATTGGCACTTATTACGCCAAAAATATTTAAGGTTCAGCCAGATGAAGAAGGAATTATTCAATTTTTAACGGTTTTTGCCAATAATGGTTTTATGGGTTTCCCGGTTGTTCAAGCAATTTTTGGAACAGGAGCTTTATTTTATGCATCTATTTACAATATTCCAAATAATCTACTCCTTTATTCCATTGGAATTTATATGATTACAAAAGGGAAACGATTAAATACAATTAGTTGGCGAGTGATTTTAACAAATCCAGCAACGATTGCATCTGTATTAGCATTGTTCTTTTTCTTTTTTGATATTCAGCTGCCAAGTATCCTTACTCAGGCCACTGAGAGTTTAGGAAATATTACTTCGCCTCTCGCTATGTTTCTCATAGGTTCTTCTATGGCAGATATTGATTTATTAGCAGCAATAAGAAACGTGAAGTTGTATCTTTTTGCAGTATTTAGAATGTTATTGATTCCGATATTGCTTTGGTTCGTATTACGTAATTTTATTTCAAATGAAATGATCTTAGGTGTGTTAATCGTGATTGCTGCTATGCCGGGGCCCACGATGGCAGTTACTTTATCGACGCAATATAGTGGAAACACAAAACTTGCTACTGGATATGTATTTCTATCAACGGTTATATCTGTTTTAACCATTCCTTTAATAAGTATTTTATTTCGATAA
- a CDS encoding pyridoxamine kinase, with product MMRQPRVLVIQDISASCRISLNVAVPVLSCLNNGVNVLPTALLSTHTGVGFSDYTFLNLTSEIKKILTHWKKLKISFDGILIGYLGSTEQIELIQYIIKEFLKPGGLTVLDPVLGDHGFLYAGFDDEYVEEIRKLCREVSVIIPNLTETSFLLQRSYHPGPYTEKEVKDYLKELASLNRGIVILTGVRFDEKNVGAASYHHETKEYAYAAGPHHEGHFDGTGDLFSSVVAGFLFQEKSLQLATETAVEYVNRVIVRTLDSGIDLKYGVQFETDLPFLMEQLYQ from the coding sequence ATGATGCGTCAACCACGAGTGTTAGTGATACAAGATATATCCGCCAGTTGTCGGATTTCGTTAAATGTTGCGGTTCCGGTTTTAAGTTGCTTAAATAACGGAGTAAATGTACTGCCAACTGCCTTATTGAGTACTCACACAGGTGTCGGTTTTTCAGATTATACCTTTTTGAATTTAACTTCTGAAATAAAAAAAATACTAACACATTGGAAGAAATTAAAAATATCTTTTGATGGTATCTTGATTGGTTATTTGGGTTCAACAGAACAAATTGAATTAATCCAATATATTATTAAAGAGTTTTTAAAGCCAGGTGGATTAACGGTATTAGATCCTGTTTTGGGGGATCATGGATTTTTATATGCTGGCTTTGATGATGAATATGTGGAGGAAATTCGCAAGCTCTGTCGGGAAGTTTCCGTGATAATCCCCAACCTTACTGAAACAAGCTTTTTACTTCAGCGAAGCTATCATCCCGGTCCCTATACAGAAAAAGAAGTAAAAGATTATTTAAAAGAATTAGCATCTCTTAACCGGGGAATTGTTATATTGACAGGAGTTCGGTTTGATGAAAAGAATGTGGGTGCAGCAAGCTATCATCATGAAACAAAGGAATATGCTTACGCGGCAGGGCCTCATCATGAAGGGCATTTTGACGGAACGGGAGATTTATTCAGCAGCGTAGTAGCTGGCTTTCTTTTTCAGGAAAAGTCATTACAGTTAGCAACAGAAACAGCAGTAGAATATGTAAATCGTGTGATTGTTCGTACATTGGATAGTGGTATTGACTTGAAATATGGCGTGCAATTTGAAACTGATTTACCCTTTTTGATGGAACAATTGTATCAATGA
- the pepF gene encoding oligoendopeptidase F produces the protein METQEMKHRNEVAENLTWDLTALFATREAFDQAIEKLQTLVTAFEKKYAEKLTNKEIILKSLKDYEEILELYSLTNQYAFLPETTDLTNPENTQLSRKMSITSANLSASLSFFQSEITEVSDEILDDIAKEAPEYNSFIRIIKANKKIQLDPAVEKALAQLSPTLNAPSDIYEQARLADMDFGTFTVDGKEYPLSFVLYEDHYMYHTDTSIRRAAFDKFSSVLKKYENVVAAAYYTKLQTEKTIATMRGFDSIFDYLLYDQEVDRDLYNRQIDVIMSDLAPVMQKYVTHLKEVQALDKVTYADLKIDLDPEYSPTVTIEESQKMVEEAISVLGEEYTEMIMKAYPERWVDFAQNKGKSTGGFCSSSLGEKAHPYILMSWTNHLSNVYTLIHELGHAGQSILANKHNSILDEGPSLYLIEAPSTFNELLLTDSLTAKTEDPRMERFALTKMLTDTYFHNFVTHLLEAAYQREVYKLVDQGMSFDAQKLSEIKRRVLEDFWGDAVEINPGAELTWMRQIHYYMGLYSYTYSAGLTIATQAFLKIKEEGQAATNRWMEFLKTGGRFIPVDAAKIAGVDITTDKPLKDTIQYLDDAVNRIKELSKELQK, from the coding sequence ATGGAAACACAAGAAATGAAACATCGTAATGAAGTAGCTGAAAATTTAACATGGGATTTAACAGCACTGTTTGCAACAAGAGAAGCGTTTGATCAAGCGATTGAAAAATTACAAACTTTAGTTACTGCGTTTGAAAAGAAATATGCAGAAAAGCTAACAAATAAAGAAATAATATTGAAGTCTTTAAAAGACTATGAAGAAATTTTAGAATTATACTCTTTAACAAATCAGTATGCATTTCTACCAGAAACAACTGATTTAACAAATCCAGAAAACACACAGTTGTCTCGCAAAATGAGTATTACCAGTGCTAACTTATCAGCCTCACTCTCGTTTTTCCAATCAGAAATTACAGAAGTATCGGATGAAATATTAGATGATATTGCAAAAGAAGCACCTGAATACAATTCTTTTATTCGAATCATAAAAGCAAACAAAAAGATTCAATTAGATCCTGCTGTTGAAAAAGCCTTGGCACAATTGTCACCAACTTTAAACGCGCCAAGTGATATCTACGAACAAGCACGACTAGCTGATATGGATTTTGGCACGTTTACTGTCGATGGAAAAGAATATCCATTGAGCTTTGTTTTGTATGAAGACCACTATATGTATCATACAGATACAAGCATACGTCGAGCTGCTTTTGATAAATTTTCCAGTGTTTTGAAGAAATATGAAAATGTTGTTGCAGCCGCTTACTATACAAAACTTCAAACAGAAAAAACCATTGCTACTATGCGAGGATTTGATTCTATTTTTGACTATTTACTATACGATCAAGAAGTTGATCGTGATTTGTACAATCGTCAAATTGATGTAATCATGTCTGACTTGGCACCGGTCATGCAAAAATATGTGACACATTTAAAAGAAGTACAAGCTTTGGATAAAGTAACTTACGCAGACTTAAAAATCGATTTGGATCCTGAATATTCTCCAACCGTTACAATTGAAGAATCACAGAAAATGGTTGAAGAAGCAATTTCTGTTTTAGGAGAAGAATACACCGAGATGATCATGAAAGCTTATCCTGAACGCTGGGTTGACTTTGCTCAAAATAAAGGGAAGTCAACAGGTGGTTTCTGTAGCAGCTCTCTAGGCGAAAAAGCCCATCCCTATATTTTGATGTCTTGGACCAATCACTTAAGTAATGTGTATACATTGATTCATGAATTAGGGCATGCCGGACAATCAATCCTTGCCAATAAGCACAATTCTATTTTAGATGAAGGACCGTCTCTTTACTTAATTGAAGCTCCTTCTACGTTCAATGAATTATTATTAACTGATTCTTTAACAGCAAAAACGGAAGATCCACGAATGGAACGTTTTGCGTTAACTAAAATGCTGACAGATACCTATTTCCATAATTTTGTAACACACCTTTTAGAAGCTGCTTATCAGAGAGAAGTATATAAATTGGTAGATCAAGGAATGAGCTTTGATGCGCAAAAATTAAGCGAAATTAAGAGAAGAGTATTGGAAGATTTTTGGGGAGATGCTGTAGAAATCAATCCAGGTGCAGAACTAACATGGATGAGGCAAATCCACTATTATATGGGATTGTATTCTTATACCTATTCCGCAGGTTTGACAATTGCAACACAAGCATTTCTGAAGATAAAAGAAGAAGGGCAAGCAGCTACGAATCGTTGGATGGAATTTTTGAAAACAGGTGGACGCTTTATTCCCGTTGATGCAGCAAAAATTGCCGGCGTTGATATTACAACGGATAAACCATTAAAAGATACTATTCAATACCTAGATGATGCTGTAAATAGAATCAAAGAATTATCAAAAGAACTGCAAAAATAA
- a CDS encoding O-acetylhomoserine aminocarboxypropyltransferase/cysteine synthase family protein, giving the protein MTNEYKFETKAIHAGQEVDPTTGARALPIYQTTSFVFEDTQDGADKFALAKGGNIYTRLMNPTSGAFEARVTELEGGSVGLAVASGMAAITYAILTLAHNGDHVVSTSSLYGGTHTLFTHTFKNYGVDVSIVNTKDLQNVENAIQENTKAIFIETIGNPEGNVEDIEALADIAHKNGIPLIVDNTFATPYLCRPIEFGADIIVHSATKFIGGHGTSIGGVIVESGKFDWKQNDKFKGLSEPDDSYHGMIFADVFGPGAFVTKIRTSLLRDTGAAISPFNSFLLAQGLESLPVRMDRHIENAQKVAEYLNNHEKIEWVDFAGLPDNPYYELKNKYLPKGAGAIFTFGVKGGYEAGIKFIEALELFSLLANVGDAKSLVVHPASMTHSQLTEKELALGGVKPETIRVSIGLEHIDDIIADLEKGLGVI; this is encoded by the coding sequence ATGACTAACGAATACAAGTTTGAAACAAAAGCAATCCATGCTGGACAAGAAGTAGACCCAACAACTGGAGCACGCGCATTACCTATTTATCAAACAACATCTTTTGTATTTGAAGATACGCAAGATGGCGCGGATAAATTTGCCCTTGCAAAAGGCGGCAATATCTATACGCGATTAATGAATCCAACTTCGGGTGCTTTTGAAGCTCGTGTTACGGAGCTTGAAGGGGGTTCTGTAGGGTTAGCAGTCGCATCGGGAATGGCTGCCATCACGTATGCGATTTTGACCCTTGCACATAACGGTGATCATGTTGTTTCTACCTCTAGCTTATATGGCGGCACACATACTCTATTTACCCATACTTTTAAAAATTACGGAGTGGATGTCAGCATTGTAAACACGAAAGACTTACAAAATGTTGAAAATGCTATTCAGGAAAATACAAAAGCAATCTTTATTGAGACAATAGGAAATCCAGAAGGAAATGTGGAAGATATTGAAGCACTAGCTGATATTGCTCACAAAAATGGGATACCTTTAATTGTTGATAACACCTTTGCGACTCCCTATTTATGCCGGCCAATTGAATTTGGAGCGGATATCATTGTTCATTCTGCTACGAAATTTATTGGCGGACATGGAACAAGTATTGGCGGTGTAATAGTTGAAAGTGGGAAATTTGATTGGAAACAAAATGATAAGTTCAAAGGATTGAGCGAACCGGATGATTCTTACCATGGAATGATTTTTGCAGATGTTTTTGGTCCTGGTGCATTTGTTACGAAAATCCGTACTTCTTTATTAAGAGACACAGGTGCTGCCATCTCTCCGTTTAATTCTTTCTTGTTAGCGCAGGGGTTGGAGTCTTTGCCTGTAAGAATGGATCGTCATATCGAGAATGCTCAAAAGGTTGCTGAGTATCTAAACAACCATGAAAAAATTGAATGGGTTGATTTTGCAGGATTGCCTGATAATCCTTATTATGAATTGAAAAACAAGTATCTGCCAAAAGGAGCAGGGGCGATTTTTACCTTTGGAGTGAAGGGCGGCTACGAAGCTGGAATCAAGTTTATTGAAGCGTTGGAATTATTTTCACTGTTGGCAAATGTTGGTGATGCAAAATCACTCGTTGTACATCCAGCCTCAATGACCCATAGTCAATTAACGGAAAAAGAGCTTGCTTTGGGTGGTGTGAAGCCAGAAACCATTCGTGTTTCAATTGGCCTGGAACATATCGATGACATTATTGCAGATCTAGAAAAAGGTTTAGGAGTGATTTAA
- the helD gene encoding RNA polymerase recycling motor HelD translates to MVRNENLELEKEQSRMDHVVSVIDKEIERLAYEYTEKLERQKELLKESSSIKINNSSNEAMWESSGELREFEQNLVIKSNELNQVQNRRAVLEKMQEDPYFGRIDYHNVNEKEEEQIYVGIGSLFDKEENLIVDWRAPISALYYEGNVGDRVKLRFGEHIEAFEVDLKRQFRVRNATITGMIDTDNVMGDPYLLEVLESSSSNLMGPVIATLQKEQNRIVRESTSKNVLIQGVAGSGKTVVMMQKIAYLLYAYRNFLKAEDILLFSPNRIFQAYISQVLPSLGEWDVAGNTFSQFITRRLPSFSLKRSDVGAASSYGAVKGSLPFYDALQRYSRLLKKKHLKFRDIVLHDEVLISKEEIEYYYETIHSQGSLAAKLEILRVQLLQKLEILKEEAVDAEWVDEELQHLSAASMHQFERQTHDITKMEGNIRKEIVAKAFLTVEKKINSQSHIRFLAQYIHFLRVIPQLINLEEFNVSKDDWQEHVKEVVEMLKEKEFSMEDMTAYYALLLQMKGIMQQNSYQYICIDEIQDITPFQLKLLKDLYPRAKYVMAGDLNQNIWQNRLSNQELHQIFKEEEIESHLLLTSYRSTREIMAFADQFASLPERTAKPIRSREKPAVFYANQTDFSEKIRQTILSRIEKGERIAFLSPTIKGAESFASYLDDWNIDYQKIYDENDFLNKQVILMPISLAKGLEFDVAIGLGTDEILKGLSKESYQQIWYTIFSRAMHQLYLVVSNEQTELLKGIDPSTYLHGQETIEVEGGSSNLNK, encoded by the coding sequence ATGGTAAGGAATGAAAATCTTGAATTAGAAAAAGAACAAAGCCGTATGGATCATGTAGTCTCTGTTATTGATAAAGAAATAGAAAGACTTGCATACGAGTATACGGAAAAGTTAGAAAGACAAAAAGAACTTCTGAAAGAATCATCGTCTATTAAAATAAATAATAGCTCGAATGAAGCAATGTGGGAATCTTCAGGAGAACTTCGAGAATTTGAACAGAATTTAGTAATCAAAAGTAACGAATTGAATCAAGTACAAAATCGAAGAGCCGTACTTGAAAAAATGCAGGAAGATCCATATTTTGGTCGAATTGATTATCATAATGTGAATGAAAAAGAAGAAGAACAAATTTATGTAGGGATTGGTTCCCTTTTTGATAAAGAAGAGAACTTGATTGTCGATTGGCGTGCTCCTATTTCTGCATTGTATTATGAGGGAAATGTGGGAGATAGGGTAAAGCTTCGCTTCGGAGAACATATAGAAGCCTTTGAAGTGGATTTAAAAAGACAATTTCGAGTGAGAAATGCTACCATAACAGGAATGATTGATACAGACAATGTTATGGGAGATCCTTATTTACTTGAAGTATTAGAGTCTAGTTCTTCCAACCTAATGGGGCCGGTAATTGCGACACTTCAAAAAGAACAAAATAGAATTGTACGTGAGTCTACATCTAAAAACGTCCTTATTCAAGGGGTAGCGGGCTCGGGTAAAACAGTCGTAATGATGCAGAAAATTGCTTATTTACTCTATGCTTACCGCAATTTTTTAAAGGCAGAGGATATTCTACTTTTCTCGCCGAATCGAATTTTCCAAGCATATATTTCTCAGGTACTGCCGTCTCTAGGTGAATGGGATGTAGCAGGGAATACGTTCTCGCAGTTTATTACTAGAAGGCTTCCCTCATTTTCGTTGAAGCGGTCAGATGTAGGAGCAGCATCTTCATACGGAGCTGTAAAAGGAAGCTTGCCATTTTACGATGCTTTGCAACGCTATAGTCGTTTGCTTAAGAAAAAACATCTCAAATTCCGTGATATTGTTTTACACGACGAAGTACTGATCTCAAAAGAAGAAATCGAATATTACTATGAAACCATCCATAGTCAAGGTTCACTAGCGGCTAAATTAGAGATTTTGAGGGTTCAACTTCTTCAAAAGCTAGAAATATTAAAAGAAGAAGCAGTGGATGCAGAATGGGTAGACGAAGAACTGCAACATTTATCGGCAGCAAGTATGCATCAATTTGAAAGACAGACGCATGATATTACAAAGATGGAAGGAAATATCCGAAAAGAAATTGTTGCGAAAGCTTTCCTGACGGTCGAAAAGAAAATTAACAGTCAAAGTCATATACGTTTTTTAGCTCAGTACATTCATTTTTTAAGAGTCATTCCTCAGTTAATTAACTTAGAAGAATTTAATGTCAGCAAGGATGATTGGCAAGAACATGTAAAAGAAGTAGTTGAAATGCTAAAAGAAAAAGAGTTTTCAATGGAAGATATGACGGCCTACTATGCATTATTGCTCCAGATGAAAGGAATTATGCAGCAGAATTCTTATCAGTACATCTGTATTGATGAAATCCAAGATATCACTCCATTCCAGTTAAAACTGCTAAAAGACCTTTATCCAAGAGCGAAATATGTGATGGCTGGCGATTTAAATCAAAATATTTGGCAAAATCGTTTAAGTAATCAAGAATTACATCAGATTTTCAAAGAAGAGGAAATTGAGAGTCATTTATTACTCACAAGTTATCGCTCTACAAGAGAAATAATGGCGTTTGCTGATCAATTTGCTAGCTTGCCGGAACGAACAGCAAAACCAATTCGTTCAAGGGAAAAGCCAGCTGTATTTTACGCGAATCAGACTGATTTTTCAGAAAAAATAAGACAAACCATTCTTTCTAGAATCGAGAAGGGGGAAAGAATTGCGTTCCTGTCACCGACCATTAAGGGTGCAGAATCCTTTGCTTCTTATCTAGATGACTGGAACATCGATTACCAAAAAATATATGATGAAAATGATTTCTTGAACAAACAAGTAATTTTGATGCCGATTAGTTTGGCAAAAGGATTAGAATTTGATGTAGCAATAGGATTAGGTACGGATGAAATCTTAAAAGGACTTTCAAAAGAAAGTTACCAACAAATTTGGTACACAATCTTTAGTCGTGCGATGCACCAATTATATTTGGTCGTTTCAAACGAACAAACGGAACTATTAAAAGGAATTGATCCATCTACTTATTTGCATGGACAGGAAACTATTGAAGTTGAGGGTGGGAGCAGCAATCTGAATAAGTAA